Proteins encoded by one window of Rouxiella chamberiensis:
- a CDS encoding DUF1283 domain-containing protein, whose protein sequence is MKTIVMSRLLRKMLPVALLVLSGSWQMAAHAETNCAGGTCVFGGNGSSALSNEEARQSKEQWNATRTLREQKINRQQKDNAKYDQSIDLRDKCNASRNLNAYWEPTTERCLDRRTGSQLLAP, encoded by the coding sequence ATGAAAACAATAGTGATGTCTCGACTGCTGCGCAAAATGCTGCCTGTCGCTCTGCTGGTGCTTTCGGGTAGCTGGCAGATGGCCGCCCATGCCGAAACCAACTGTGCCGGCGGAACCTGTGTGTTTGGCGGTAACGGCAGCAGCGCATTGAGCAATGAAGAAGCACGCCAGAGCAAGGAGCAATGGAATGCCACGCGTACCCTGCGCGAGCAGAAAATCAATCGTCAGCAGAAAGACAATGCCAAATACGATCAGTCCATCGATCTGCGCGACAAGTGCAATGCCAGTCGTAATCTGAATGCCTATTGGGAACCCACCACCGAGCGTTGCCTCGACCGTCGCACCGGTTCTCAGCTTCTTGCACCCTAA
- a CDS encoding carbohydrate ABC transporter permease: MKHQLRRGLRYLAALLVAVSILAPMLWLFLMSVSSSTDLARVPLRWIPTQWDFSRYLSLLTLQAGQPGALFLHALGNSVLVASGATLISLLLAIPAAYSFSRYAGRDGWLYASLAIYMVPPVAFVLPLYFILEQLGLLNTHLGLILVYCSMILPFLTWMLKNQFDALPLDIEQAARLDGLRYWQVLLRITLPLAKPALGASAMFGWLLAWDEFFYALLFTNNIDAQTLPVTIAGFTAGRATDDGLIAAVGILAAVPPLFIALWLQKTLVSGLTSGGSKG, translated from the coding sequence ATGAAACATCAACTGAGGAGAGGGTTGCGCTATCTGGCTGCGCTGCTGGTTGCCGTCTCGATTCTGGCACCGATGCTGTGGCTGTTTCTGATGAGTGTGAGCTCAAGTACCGATCTGGCGCGCGTACCGCTCCGCTGGATCCCGACCCAGTGGGATTTTAGCCGCTATCTCAGTCTGCTGACCTTGCAGGCCGGCCAACCCGGCGCGCTGTTTCTGCATGCGCTCGGCAACAGTGTGCTGGTCGCAAGCGGCGCGACGCTGATTTCGCTGCTGCTGGCGATTCCGGCGGCATACAGTTTTTCACGCTATGCAGGGCGCGATGGCTGGCTATACGCCAGTTTGGCGATATATATGGTGCCGCCGGTTGCCTTTGTGCTACCGCTGTATTTCATTCTTGAGCAACTCGGCCTGTTGAACACGCATCTTGGGCTGATTCTGGTTTACTGCTCCATGATCCTGCCCTTTCTGACCTGGATGCTGAAAAACCAGTTTGATGCCCTGCCGCTGGATATCGAACAGGCGGCCCGTCTGGATGGCCTGCGCTACTGGCAGGTTTTACTGCGCATTACCCTGCCGCTCGCCAAACCGGCTTTGGGTGCCTCCGCGATGTTTGGCTGGCTGCTGGCCTGGGATGAATTCTTCTATGCGCTGCTGTTTACCAACAACATTGACGCCCAGACCTTGCCCGTGACCATTGCCGGTTTTACCGCAGGACGCGCCACGGATGATGGCCTTATCGCCGCGGTCGGGATTCTCGCCGCCGTGCCGCCCCTGTTTATTGCCCTGTGGCTGCAGAAAACGCTGGTCAGCGGGTTAACCAGCGGCGGCAGCAAGGGTTGA
- a CDS encoding carbohydrate ABC transporter permease, which translates to MLSLPQRERRQAWVLLAPMLVMMFLLTAWPLVRTIWLSFTDAGLIGEGPAPAWVGIDNFIYALTDPDFRAALWRTLYFTVVSVLIEGVIGVLVALLLNQKFRGRSALRVLVILPWALPTIVNATMWRLNFNPDYGSINALLSQLGLIAHYRSWLGSPDSAINAVMFADIWKNYPLVTLLTLAALQTIPEDLFEAARLDGASAWRRFRAITFPAIAAPLAVALVLRTIDAFKIFDIIYVMTRGGPLDSTKTVSFFVYQESFSYLRAGSGAAYAVLMTLLCALLIGLYMLLLLRQRKRGVSE; encoded by the coding sequence ATGCTCAGTTTGCCACAACGTGAGCGTCGTCAGGCATGGGTGCTGCTGGCACCCATGCTGGTGATGATGTTTCTGCTGACCGCCTGGCCGCTGGTTCGCACGATTTGGCTCAGCTTTACCGATGCCGGACTCATCGGCGAGGGCCCTGCACCCGCCTGGGTCGGCATCGACAACTTCATCTACGCACTAACCGATCCCGATTTTCGTGCCGCGCTGTGGCGCACACTCTATTTCACTGTCGTATCCGTCCTTATCGAAGGGGTGATCGGCGTGCTGGTTGCCCTGCTGTTGAACCAGAAATTCCGGGGTCGCAGCGCGTTGCGGGTGTTGGTGATTCTGCCGTGGGCGCTGCCAACCATCGTCAATGCCACAATGTGGCGGCTCAACTTTAATCCGGATTACGGCAGTATCAACGCCCTGCTTTCACAGTTGGGGCTTATCGCTCACTACCGCAGCTGGCTGGGTTCGCCCGACTCGGCCATCAATGCCGTAATGTTCGCCGATATCTGGAAGAACTATCCGCTGGTTACGCTGCTGACTCTGGCGGCGCTGCAAACCATTCCCGAAGACCTGTTCGAGGCGGCGCGACTTGACGGCGCCTCCGCCTGGCGACGTTTTCGCGCCATCACCTTTCCGGCAATCGCCGCACCGCTTGCCGTGGCGCTTGTCCTGCGCACCATCGACGCCTTCAAGATTTTCGACATTATCTATGTCATGACGCGCGGCGGCCCGCTGGACAGCACCAAAACGGTCAGCTTTTTTGTGTATCAGGAGTCGTTCAGCTACCTGCGCGCGGGCAGCGGTGCAGCCTATGCCGTATTGATGACTTTACTCTGTGCCCTGCTGATTGGACTTTATATGCTGCTGCTATTGCGCCAGCGCAAACGGGGAGTCAGTGAATGA
- a CDS encoding extracellular solute-binding protein, with the protein MITRLRPASLCVLSALALGFSANTLAETTLSALFMTQAAYSENDIRAMTADFTKAHPDIKVNLEFVPYEALHDKIVAARGAGAKGYDVVLFDAIWPAEFTKYGLLQDVTSRINKDQAGKIFDGAISTVTYQDKRWGMPWILDTKYLYYNKAMLAKAGITAPPTTWQELAQQAEILKEKNVVKYPLVWSWSQSEALICDYTTLVSAFKGDFYQDGKLNFTNPGAMKAINYMKDSLDKGLTNPNSREYLEEDVRKSFSNGDAAFALNWTYMYNMANDPKQSKVAGDVGVVPAPGEAAGQASGVNGSMGLGIARASVHPDQAWEYISYMTSQPVQDKYAKLSLPIWKSSYDDPAVQKGQEALIAAAKSSLNVMLSRPVTPSYSQLSTLLQQSVQSVLQGKAPAADAMAAATQSADRLR; encoded by the coding sequence ATGATAACGAGATTACGTCCTGCCAGCCTGTGCGTATTGTCTGCCCTCGCCTTGGGCTTTTCTGCCAATACGCTTGCCGAAACCACGCTAAGCGCCCTGTTTATGACTCAGGCCGCCTACAGTGAAAACGATATTCGCGCCATGACTGCCGATTTCACCAAGGCGCATCCCGACATCAAGGTGAATCTGGAATTTGTGCCTTACGAAGCGCTGCATGACAAGATTGTTGCCGCGCGCGGTGCCGGTGCCAAAGGTTACGATGTCGTGCTGTTCGACGCTATCTGGCCTGCCGAATTCACCAAATATGGTTTGTTGCAGGATGTCACCTCGCGCATCAACAAAGACCAGGCGGGGAAAATCTTCGATGGCGCCATTTCCACCGTGACCTATCAGGATAAACGTTGGGGCATGCCGTGGATCCTCGATACCAAATACCTGTATTACAACAAGGCGATGTTGGCGAAAGCCGGGATTACCGCGCCGCCGACCACCTGGCAGGAGTTGGCGCAGCAGGCCGAAATTCTCAAAGAGAAAAATGTGGTGAAATATCCGCTGGTCTGGAGCTGGTCACAGTCCGAGGCGCTGATTTGCGACTACACGACGCTGGTTTCTGCCTTCAAGGGCGATTTCTATCAGGACGGCAAGCTGAACTTTACCAATCCCGGGGCCATGAAAGCCATCAACTACATGAAGGATTCGCTGGATAAAGGCCTGACCAACCCGAATTCGCGCGAATATCTCGAAGAAGACGTGCGCAAGTCCTTCTCCAACGGCGATGCGGCTTTTGCACTGAACTGGACCTATATGTACAACATGGCCAACGACCCGAAGCAGAGCAAAGTCGCGGGTGATGTCGGCGTGGTGCCTGCGCCGGGCGAAGCAGCGGGACAGGCTTCCGGAGTCAATGGCTCGATGGGGCTTGGGATAGCCAGGGCGAGTGTGCATCCGGACCAGGCCTGGGAATACATCAGCTACATGACGTCACAGCCCGTGCAGGACAAGTATGCCAAATTGAGCCTGCCTATCTGGAAATCTTCCTATGACGACCCGGCGGTGCAGAAAGGTCAGGAGGCGCTGATAGCCGCCGCCAAGTCATCGCTCAACGTGATGCTGTCACGTCCTGTTACTCCGAGCTATTCGCAGCTTTCGACCCTGTTGCAGCAGAGTGTGCAGAGCGTGTTGCAGGGCAAGGCGCCCGCTGCCGACGCGATGGCCGCCGCTACCCAAAGTGCAGACCGCCTACGTTAA
- a CDS encoding ROK family transcriptional regulator, protein MIVEGQPGHIDQIKQINAGTVYRLIDQFGPISRIELSKRAQLAPASITKIVRELVQAHLVQETEYQEPGSRGRPAIGLVLDTQAWHYLSARIGLGTVTLSLRDLSSKLVVEEQLSLPAEGSAPFLTRLVALIDQFFIRHQSRLERLTAMAITLPGMIDSSHGIIQKMPFYQADDVAIGPELAKRSGLPVFVQHDIAAWTKAESLYGASRGFRNVIQVVIDDNVGAGVITGGQVLHGRTSSVVEIGHTQVDPYGKRCYCGNHGCLETLASIDNILELTKARLNLAEHSLLHDQPITVETLCDAANRGDALARDIIVGVGQNVGRILAIMVNLFNPEKILIGSPLNLAKSTLHPAIMSCIQQQALPAYSEHIELESTYFDNHGTMPGAALIKDALYNGSLLVKLLQG, encoded by the coding sequence GTGATAGTGGAAGGGCAGCCGGGTCATATCGATCAGATCAAACAAATCAATGCGGGTACCGTTTACCGGCTTATAGACCAGTTTGGTCCAATTTCCCGTATCGAGCTGTCCAAGAGAGCGCAGCTTGCGCCCGCCAGTATTACCAAAATCGTGCGTGAACTGGTGCAGGCGCATCTGGTTCAGGAAACCGAATATCAGGAACCCGGAAGCCGTGGGCGTCCGGCCATTGGACTGGTGCTGGACACTCAAGCCTGGCACTATCTTTCGGCCCGCATCGGCCTGGGTACAGTCACGTTGAGCCTTCGCGATTTAAGCAGCAAACTGGTCGTCGAAGAACAGCTTTCACTGCCCGCAGAAGGGTCAGCGCCGTTTCTGACACGTCTGGTCGCGCTCATCGATCAGTTTTTTATACGCCACCAGTCCCGCCTTGAACGACTCACCGCCATGGCTATCACGCTGCCCGGCATGATTGATTCCTCGCACGGGATTATTCAGAAAATGCCTTTCTATCAGGCCGACGACGTGGCGATTGGCCCCGAGCTTGCCAAACGCAGCGGCCTGCCTGTGTTTGTACAGCACGATATCGCCGCCTGGACGAAAGCCGAATCGCTGTATGGCGCCTCCCGAGGATTTCGCAATGTTATTCAAGTGGTTATCGACGACAACGTAGGTGCTGGCGTCATTACCGGCGGTCAGGTTTTGCACGGCCGCACCAGCAGCGTGGTGGAAATCGGGCACACTCAGGTCGATCCCTACGGTAAACGTTGCTACTGCGGCAACCACGGCTGTCTGGAAACGCTGGCCAGCATCGACAACATTCTGGAATTGACGAAAGCGCGGCTCAATCTCGCCGAACATTCACTGCTTCACGACCAACCCATTACCGTTGAAACGCTGTGTGATGCCGCCAATCGCGGTGATGCACTGGCACGCGATATTATTGTCGGCGTCGGGCAAAACGTCGGCAGAATTTTGGCCATCATGGTAAATCTGTTCAACCCTGAAAAGATTTTGATTGGCTCTCCCTTGAATCTCGCCAAATCTACGCTGCATCCGGCCATTATGTCCTGCATACAGCAGCAGGCTTTGCCTGCCTACAGTGAACATATCGAGCTCGAATCCACCTATTTTGACAATCACGGTACCATGCCCGGTGCTGCGCTCATCAAGGACGCGCTATACAACGGTTCGCTACTGGTAAAACTGCTGCAGGGTTAA
- a CDS encoding MFS transporter → MNSTRRQPANSAAGHSVNDDELHTLPQQNAPQVKGIFIKRGTPQFIRVTLALFSAGLATFALLYCVQPIMPVLSQAFGVSPAASSLSLSAATGLMAIGLLFTGPISDAVGRKNVMVVGLMLAALCTLICSVMTSWHSILVMRALVGLSLSGVAAVAMTYLSEEIHPSVVAFSMGLYISGNSIGGMSGRLLTGVLTDFVSWRVAIAIIGVFALISASMFWKILPPSRHFRASSLRPRKLFINFKLHWRDSGLPLLFAEGFLLMGSFVTMFNYIGYRLLASPYHMSQAIVGILSIAYLMGTYSSPKAGALTAVYGRGPVLIGALILMLAGILLSALSPVWVIFIGMAMVTGGFFAAHSVASGWIGKRARRAKGQASSLYLFCYYAGSSVAGTLGGVFWHNFGWAGITGYICTMLVIAIAIGYRLMHLPESKIRPA, encoded by the coding sequence GTGAACTCCACGCGTCGGCAGCCCGCAAATTCTGCGGCAGGCCATTCGGTAAACGATGACGAACTGCATACCCTCCCTCAGCAGAACGCACCGCAGGTAAAAGGCATTTTCATCAAAAGAGGCACGCCACAGTTTATCCGTGTCACGTTGGCATTGTTCTCGGCCGGGCTGGCGACCTTTGCCCTGCTGTATTGTGTGCAGCCGATTATGCCCGTGCTGTCGCAAGCCTTTGGTGTTTCACCGGCCGCCAGCAGCCTTTCGCTTTCTGCCGCTACCGGGTTGATGGCCATTGGTCTTCTGTTTACCGGCCCCATCTCCGACGCGGTGGGACGTAAAAATGTCATGGTGGTCGGGCTGATGCTCGCCGCGCTTTGCACGCTCATCTGTTCCGTGATGACCAGCTGGCACTCCATTCTCGTGATGCGGGCTCTGGTCGGGCTGTCGTTAAGTGGCGTGGCCGCCGTTGCCATGACCTATCTCAGCGAAGAGATCCACCCCAGCGTGGTCGCGTTTTCGATGGGGCTTTACATCAGTGGCAACTCGATAGGCGGCATGAGCGGACGACTCCTCACGGGCGTTTTGACCGATTTCGTTTCCTGGCGTGTCGCGATTGCCATCATCGGCGTTTTTGCGCTGATTTCTGCCAGCATGTTCTGGAAAATTCTACCCCCGTCACGGCATTTCCGCGCCAGCTCGTTACGTCCGCGTAAACTCTTTATCAACTTCAAGCTGCACTGGCGCGACAGCGGGCTGCCGCTTCTGTTTGCCGAAGGGTTCCTGCTGATGGGCAGCTTTGTCACCATGTTCAATTACATTGGATATCGACTGCTGGCCTCGCCTTATCATATGAGCCAGGCTATCGTCGGTATTCTGTCCATCGCCTATCTGATGGGCACGTACAGTTCGCCGAAAGCCGGGGCGTTGACGGCGGTTTATGGCCGCGGCCCCGTACTGATTGGCGCGCTGATTCTCATGCTCGCGGGTATTCTACTTAGCGCCCTGTCGCCGGTGTGGGTTATTTTCATCGGTATGGCGATGGTGACCGGCGGCTTCTTTGCGGCGCATTCCGTCGCCAGCGGCTGGATTGGCAAACGCGCACGCCGTGCCAAAGGTCAGGCGTCTTCTCTTTATCTGTTCTGCTATTATGCAGGCTCCAGCGTCGCCGGGACATTGGGCGGCGTCTTCTGGCACAACTTCGGCTGGGCCGGTATCACGGGCTATATCTGCACCATGCTGGTTATCGCGATTGCGATTGGCTACCG
- a CDS encoding carbohydrate kinase family protein translates to MIKPETSARLYVVGNINVDVIMSTLDEWPQKGTEAMLESSAIRPGGSAGNCALALDALNTPYRLVANQGNDQFTPWLAELFAASAADWPRYACETSLTFGVTHSDHERTFFSNQGHIARLSRDDVLSQLPREAVAGDWVLLCGTFLCTALFAEYSSLLETLKRRGFKVAIDSGWPPAGWSATLRQQLFPCLKNCDALLLNEVETLGLSGCNSLPDAASMLLDLLADNAVVVAKCGPDGAYLWSAQTHLHTPAEAIAVVDTIGAGDSFNAGYFSALIYGQDAATALDWGVRVASAAISSSPRRYPDWQTLFSTAHRANRQENQ, encoded by the coding sequence ATGATAAAACCAGAAACTTCGGCCCGCCTGTACGTGGTCGGAAATATCAATGTGGATGTGATTATGAGCACGCTCGACGAATGGCCGCAAAAAGGCACAGAAGCGATGCTTGAAAGCAGTGCAATACGCCCCGGCGGTTCTGCAGGCAACTGCGCGCTGGCACTGGATGCCCTGAACACGCCGTATCGGCTGGTTGCCAATCAGGGCAACGATCAATTCACGCCCTGGCTGGCAGAACTTTTTGCGGCCAGTGCGGCTGACTGGCCGCGCTATGCCTGCGAAACCTCACTCACCTTCGGCGTGACACATTCTGATCACGAGCGCACGTTTTTCAGCAATCAGGGGCACATCGCGCGGTTGAGCCGTGATGATGTGCTCTCGCAACTTCCGCGCGAAGCCGTGGCCGGGGACTGGGTCCTGCTGTGCGGCACTTTTCTGTGCACCGCCTTGTTCGCAGAGTATTCCTCTCTGCTCGAGACGCTGAAACGGCGAGGTTTCAAGGTCGCTATCGACAGCGGCTGGCCGCCAGCGGGCTGGAGCGCCACCTTGCGTCAGCAACTTTTCCCGTGTCTGAAAAATTGCGATGCCCTGCTGCTCAATGAGGTCGAAACGCTGGGGTTGAGCGGCTGTAACAGTCTGCCCGACGCCGCCTCGATGCTGCTCGACTTGCTCGCCGACAACGCAGTCGTGGTGGCAAAATGTGGGCCCGATGGCGCTTATTTGTGGTCCGCACAAACCCATCTGCACACTCCGGCAGAAGCCATTGCCGTCGTCGATACCATTGGCGCAGGCGACAGTTTCAACGCCGGTTATTTCAGCGCGCTGATTTATGGGCAAGACGCGGCAACGGCGCTGGACTGGGGCGTACGTGTCGCCAGTGCCGCCATCAGCAGCTCACCGCGACGTTACCCGGACTGGCAAACCCTTTTCAGTACGGCTCATCGAGCCAATCGGCAGGAGAATCAATAA
- a CDS encoding DUF1161 domain-containing protein: MNKTLLVGLTLFSLSPLAAMASCDSVKADITQKIVANGLPESNFKLDIVANDQADQAGGQVVGHCDNDTQKIVYTKLSNGGDDTTASPKTGTSQDATAQ; encoded by the coding sequence ATGAACAAGACTTTATTGGTGGGTTTGACATTATTCTCTCTGTCTCCCTTGGCGGCGATGGCCTCCTGTGACAGCGTCAAAGCGGATATCACCCAGAAGATTGTGGCTAACGGCTTGCCTGAGTCCAATTTCAAGCTGGACATCGTTGCCAACGATCAGGCCGATCAGGCTGGCGGTCAGGTCGTGGGTCACTGCGACAACGACACGCAAAAAATCGTCTACACCAAACTGTCGAATGGCGGTGACGACACGACGGCCAGTCCGAAGACCGGCACCAGCCAGGATGCCACCGCGCAATAG
- a CDS encoding acyltransferase family protein: MMKSKIVSLQILRAFAAILVVINHLWGDSKTALSTDFGLEYVGDFGVDAFFILSGFIMGYKTREDSPFGMAVATHFIRRRIERIYPIFLIVLIPFILIYLKQTHFISPYEIIGNILLLPSFNNNPQYHMLIGPSWSLVYEMFFYVVYAAFMMFVSTKKQLITYSSALLIAMVLGVKMLSIQGYQLGNVNFSYMIGDPLMINFAMGCIFSQVFDRLKNIKIAIPLASLMIGVIFVLGMWLSSKGEPRFFSFGLPAMLIVFLFSVMDSSETKTYKLLVYLGNASYSIYITHFFIEVIAGVIFYHSSVNKDLYGIALSIICLIIGCLFYSLIEKRVTKLMHNFEKKDNALRRT; this comes from the coding sequence ATGATGAAATCAAAAATAGTCTCGCTGCAAATATTGCGGGCGTTTGCCGCGATATTAGTTGTCATTAATCATTTGTGGGGTGATTCCAAAACGGCCTTGTCAACGGATTTTGGTCTTGAATACGTGGGTGATTTTGGCGTTGATGCCTTTTTTATCCTTAGCGGATTTATCATGGGATATAAAACTCGGGAGGATTCGCCTTTTGGCATGGCTGTCGCCACCCATTTTATTCGGCGGCGCATTGAGCGTATTTATCCTATCTTTCTCATCGTACTCATCCCGTTTATATTAATTTACCTCAAGCAGACACACTTCATCAGTCCTTATGAAATTATTGGCAATATTCTGTTATTACCTTCCTTTAACAATAACCCTCAGTACCATATGTTGATTGGGCCATCATGGTCACTGGTTTACGAGATGTTTTTTTACGTCGTCTATGCCGCTTTCATGATGTTTGTGAGCACCAAAAAGCAACTCATTACTTACTCATCGGCACTTTTGATAGCCATGGTCCTTGGCGTGAAAATGCTGTCAATTCAAGGTTATCAGCTCGGTAACGTGAATTTTAGCTACATGATAGGCGATCCCTTGATGATTAACTTCGCGATGGGCTGCATTTTTTCGCAGGTTTTTGACAGGCTGAAGAACATCAAGATCGCCATTCCACTGGCCTCCCTTATGATTGGCGTGATATTTGTTTTGGGAATGTGGTTATCTTCAAAGGGGGAGCCGCGCTTCTTTAGTTTTGGGTTACCTGCAATGCTGATTGTTTTTCTATTCAGCGTGATGGATTCGTCCGAAACAAAGACCTATAAATTGCTGGTTTATTTAGGTAATGCCTCTTACAGCATCTACATTACGCACTTCTTTATTGAAGTGATTGCTGGAGTCATATTTTATCATTCGTCGGTAAACAAAGATCTTTACGGCATTGCATTGAGCATAATTTGCCTGATTATAGGTTGCCTCTTTTATTCACTTATTGAAAAACGTGTCACAAAATTAATGCATAACTTTGAGAAAAAGGACAATGCGCTTCGACGAACCTGA
- the ydfG gene encoding bifunctional NADP-dependent 3-hydroxy acid dehydrogenase/3-hydroxypropionate dehydrogenase YdfG encodes MIIFVTGATAGFGAAIARKFVQAGHQVIATGRRKERLNALKAELGDALYVAQLDVTDRASIGEAIAALPAEWQHIDVLVNNAGLALGIETADKASVDDWDTMIDTNTKGVVFVTRALLPGMVERNVGHIINIGSTAGNWPYSGGNVYGATKAFVRQFSLNLRTDLFGTKVRVTNIEPGLCGGTEFSNVRFKGDEAKVGQTYDKTNPLTAEDVAESVFWASTLPAHVNINSIEMMPVSQSLAGLRVNRDE; translated from the coding sequence ATGATTATTTTTGTAACCGGCGCGACAGCCGGATTTGGCGCGGCGATCGCCCGCAAATTTGTTCAAGCCGGGCACCAGGTAATTGCCACCGGACGTCGTAAAGAACGTTTAAATGCGCTGAAAGCCGAGCTGGGCGATGCGCTGTATGTAGCACAGCTTGATGTCACCGATCGCGCTTCCATCGGAGAGGCTATTGCCGCGCTGCCTGCCGAGTGGCAGCACATCGATGTGCTGGTCAACAACGCCGGACTGGCGCTCGGCATCGAAACCGCCGACAAGGCGTCGGTGGATGACTGGGACACCATGATAGACACAAATACCAAAGGTGTGGTGTTCGTGACACGCGCCCTCCTGCCGGGCATGGTTGAACGCAATGTCGGCCATATCATCAACATCGGCTCGACGGCGGGCAACTGGCCATACAGCGGCGGCAATGTCTATGGCGCGACCAAGGCTTTCGTTCGCCAGTTCAGCCTTAATCTGCGTACCGATCTTTTTGGTACCAAAGTCCGTGTCACCAACATTGAACCGGGTCTGTGCGGCGGGACCGAGTTCTCCAACGTGCGTTTTAAAGGCGACGAAGCGAAAGTGGGTCAAACGTATGACAAAACCAATCCACTGACGGCAGAAGACGTGGCGGAGTCCGTATTCTGGGCCTCGACCCTGCCTGCACACGTAAATATCAACTCCATCGAGATGATGCCGGTCAGTCAGTCGCTGGCAGGTCTGCGCGTGAATCGCGACGAATAA
- the bioD gene encoding dethiobiotin synthase, translated as MKRLTQVFVTGTDSRVGKTIVSRALLQAFAAQGKTVLGYKPIATGNQALADGVQNQDALTLQRASSVAYPLGKITPFALAEEDIFTCALPADLFTRMTQGLYFLKEGADMVVVEGCDGWKTLISSHQAYSTWVIENRLPVILVVGIQEGCVNQALMTAYSLLADGVVLLGWVANRINPCLAHYAETIDVITQNIAAPLLGEIPYLPRAESRELAHYLDLSLLETR; from the coding sequence ATGAAGAGGTTAACGCAGGTATTTGTGACGGGTACCGATTCCCGGGTGGGCAAAACCATTGTATCGCGCGCACTGTTGCAGGCGTTTGCCGCACAGGGTAAAACCGTGCTGGGGTACAAGCCCATTGCCACCGGAAATCAGGCGCTGGCGGACGGCGTGCAGAATCAGGATGCCCTGACATTGCAGCGAGCTTCTTCCGTTGCCTATCCGCTTGGCAAAATCACGCCTTTTGCGCTCGCGGAGGAAGATATTTTTACCTGTGCGCTTCCCGCCGATTTATTCACCCGAATGACGCAAGGGCTTTATTTTCTGAAAGAGGGTGCGGACATGGTGGTCGTTGAGGGGTGTGACGGCTGGAAAACGCTAATCTCGTCGCATCAAGCGTATTCCACCTGGGTTATCGAGAACAGATTGCCGGTCATTCTGGTGGTCGGCATTCAGGAAGGCTGTGTCAATCAGGCCCTGATGACCGCGTACTCTCTACTCGCCGATGGCGTCGTGCTGCTCGGCTGGGTAGCCAACAGAATCAATCCCTGTCTTGCGCATTACGCGGAAACCATCGACGTGATAACACAAAATATCGCCGCCCCTCTGCTTGGCGAGATCCCGTATCTTCCACGCGCCGAATCCCGTGAGTTGGCGCACTATCTGGATCTTTCTCTTCTCGAAACACGTTAG